In Pleuronectes platessa chromosome 5, fPlePla1.1, whole genome shotgun sequence, a single genomic region encodes these proteins:
- the bicra gene encoding BRD4-interacting chromatin-remodeling complex-associated protein isoform X1 — protein MDDEDGRCLLDVICDPEALNDFLHGSETHGHVPEVQPAVQLSASEPAGLPRVSVDLDFLEDEDILGGSPGGEGGSNGIGSNHEPCDILQQSLAEANITEQSLQEAEAELDLGSFGIPGLTQVVQTLPDASLSGAGGTAVGIGVGVGGAATIFPGSAPSATATPPNATADMLGSVLAQQGLQLQSQVMNKAISVQPFMQPMGLGNVTLQPISSLQGLPNGSQSGHLGIGQIQVVGQPTVMTINQSGQQILAKAMGGYQLHQSGPEMSGAGSQAGLGGSGGGLLIQGNKATLGSPALNGPAVCVSSTNSISGSTMTASAGLVGFGSNTLSSGIGPQTHNQGQIMQNVIIQRTPTPIQPKPPHGGAIQPKLFKQQSQPTAQTLQNDAHKALGHSQNVAFLTGKPGSNVVLSTQATTQGTQFQQALFKQQAAQQSGKPLSVHLLNQSGSIVLPHQTVLQGQNHQFLLPQLQAGGQILTQHPGGHIITSQGPGGQLIANQILTNQNINLGQMLASQGHPGAHILSGPIQLQSGQMGTSTLFQMPVSLAQTQNQTQTHTVSGHAQTVIQGMPIQNSLTMLSQVEGLSPAVTLQPALQPQPGGVPNSSGTGAATMGQGQSGECVTVLGSSADQAAHPNQQHLQQSSILTMQPSVSVAITVPSSSPSMSVSTSSPVTAMGLVPHQSQHSPGRLLLTNQGQSMILSQESLQMFLQQEQHHQTENESTPPVGVPASVIVSSNSITALAPAVNDSQLADSWVGQSHSPSPGPSHMTAVVKQVPSSGHQQPLKIQSMSPSTAMTAPPVALSPQPSQSPLTLSQQIQSPLHQQQSRPPSQPQPQSQTPSRSCTPSSQIFILHNQITESPQTVSQVQQQQPQLQQTHIQVQLQPRPASQPAPYQQDMPPRSQSPKPPPAPTAQHQFTAAPVSTSATAVLKAQVPIPGLTAEQQHHLQLVGAQIQTLSGIAQPSPQQKQLLDKLHQHVRMCFQVQQNILLQAAQPAQPQPQPQVTSQFSSQQDVPVDKVVITSTTSTGTPAQLPSVLQPTPVLVKTPATAASDLQVFSGAQGPAGAMVNQTVTPASLTQPAQVQPKPGVISSVGGMSLGKGGMQIQVIGGSLTQMPALQPLAPAQPQTTTMNMPFSAEPSKEARMLEQLRKQQGSVLHPNYSAPFHSIEDTLHRLLPYHLYQGTANSSEDYQRVDDEFEKVSSQLLKRTQAMLDKYRLLLFAESKAFKPEQRLGPSAEMVMIDRMFIQEEKVALSQDRILAKERPEEFVANARLLGSGVSSQEKSAAAERTSVTGGVTAAAAPPPAPPALVPFSNIVPNPAPAPTPAPTPAPAPAPPPAPSAASVSPFPSTKLVIKHGGGGASVSWSSSCPPHPAAPSKAEPTSQSSSFGRGSAASYSSSSFNSQAAADDDDAVPQRTSKPPIKTYEARRRIGLKLKIKQDQTGFSKVVHNTALDPVHTPQQSSQSISQPQPQSAAAVPHPKSHPVSTPPATVIRTQSPVCTASSESSVPIATTQCNPTLRGSFPPNAAPSSSTSSSHTSSTSSSSTQMNGTLDHHDSGGVKHNPASTANPSPTTCRLPLRKTYRENISPRVRPGVPGGGDESLSYPRPTPSPPRHEASSPPSERTVIASVKVEKRGREPSHTHIESSHDRGRLGSAMQGLDEVDEVFNRGMKTTQHHHLPQLLDKEGAKERVEEHADQETDVSKYKRAGGKNRHRVGGTFRMDQHAPGPPSPESFTRDSILPAKRCKSDSPDMDNASFSSGSPPDDSLNEHLQCAIDSILNLQQEPSARGRHIKSNSRHHQHHSQRPGSSAASSHRPSVQPPSSASSSPSLAQHPQVGGRGHNGSLVPQTQSR, from the exons GGCCATGTTCCAGAGGTCCAGCCTGCTGTCCAGCTGTCGGCCAGTGAGCCGGCAGGCCTCCCCAGAGTCAGTGTTGACCTGGACTTCCTGGAGGATGAAGACATCTTGGGAGGGTCCCCAGGTGGCGAGGGTGGGAGCAACGGCATTGGGTCGAACCACGAGCCATGTGACATCCTGCAGCAGAGCTTGGCTGAAGCCAACATCACAGAGCAAAGCCTACAGGAGGCAGAGGCTGAGCTGGACCTGGGCTCCTTTGGAATTCCAGGCCTTACACAGGTGGTTCAGACGCTGCCTGATGCCAGCCTCTCTGGGGCTGGAGGCACTGCTGTAGGCATAGGTGTTGGCGTTGGGGGAGCAGCGACAATTTTCCCTGGGTCAGCCCCGAGCGCCACCGCTACTCCCCCCAATGCCACGGCCGACATGCTGGGGTCAGTGCTTGCTCAGCAGGGCCTTCAGCTTCAATCCCAGGTCATGAACAAGGCCATTAGTGTTCAGCCCTTTATGCAGCCTATGGGCCTGGGAAATGTGACACTTCAACCCATTTCAAGTCTCCAAGGTCTTCCCAATGGGAGTCAGTCTGGACATTTGGGTATCGGACAGATTCAGGTTGTGGGTCAGCCCACAGTCATGACTATCAATCAGTCTGGGCAACAAATCTTGGCTAAAGCCATGGGAGGTTACCAGTTGCACCAGTCTGGGCCAGAGATGTCAGGTGCTGGTTCTCAGGCGGGGCTTGGAGGCTCCGGAGGTGGACTTCTGATCCAAGGTAATAAAGCCACTTTGGGATCTCCAGCTTTAAATGGACCAGCTGTTTGTGTCAGCAGCACGAACAGCATCAGTGGCAGTACAATGACGGCTTCTGCTGGGCTTGTGGGCTTTGGCAGCAACACTCTAAGTTCAGGAATTGGACCTCAGACGCATAATCAAGGCCAAATCATGCAGAACGTGATCATCCAACGCACACCAACACCCATTCAACCTAAACCCCCCCATGGGGGAGCCATCCAACCGAAACTGTTCAAACAGCAGTCACAGCCAACAGCCCAAACCCTGCAAAACGATGCCCACAAGGCTTTAGGGCATTCTCAGAATGTAGCCTTCCTGACAGGAAAGCCAGGCTCGAACGTTGTCCTAAGTACTCAAGCCACAACACAGGGCACCCAGTTTCAACAAGCCCTTTTCAAGCAACAAGCAGCACAACAATCTGGCAAGCCCCTCAGCGTACACTTGTTAAACCAATCAGGCAGCATCGTTCTTCCCCATCAGACAGTCCTGCAAGGTCAGAACCACCAGTTTCTCCTGCCACAGCTACAGGCAGGTGGGCAGATCCTGACTCAGCACCCTGGGGGGCACATCATAACTAGCCAGGGTCCTGGTGGGCAGCTCATTGCAAACCAGATATTAACAAACCAGAATATCAACCTGGGTCAGATGTTGGCTTCACAGGGCCACCCTGGTGCCCATATCCTCTCTGGACCCATTCAGCTCCAGTCTGGCCAGATGGGCACATCCACCCTCTTTCAGATGCCTGTCTCATTGGCTCAGACTCAAAACcagacacagacccacacagtcTCGGGTCATGCCCAAACAGTCATACAGGGCATGCCCATCCAGAATTCCCTGACCATGCTAAGTCAAGTGGAGGGTCTGAGCCCGGCAGTCACCCTTCAGCCTGCCCTGCAACCTCAGCCGGGCGGAGTCCCCAACAGCAGTGGCACAGGAGCAGCAACCATGGGTCAAGGCCAATCTGGAGAGTGTGTTACTGTTCTGGGCAGCTCCGCGGACCAGGCTGCTCATCCCAATCAGCAGCATTTGCAGCAGTCCTCCATTCTCACCATGCAACCTTCTGTGTCCGTGGCTATCACAGTACCCTCCTCTTCTCCGTCCATGTCTGTGTCCACCTCTTCCCCTGTCACAGCAATGGGGCTGGTCCCCCATCAGTCTCAGCACAGTCCAGGAAGGTTACTGCTCACCAACCAGGGCCAAAGCATGATCTTGAGCCAGGAGTCTCTGCAGATGTTCCTGCAACAG GAGCAGCACCACCAAACAGAGAATGAGTCAACCCCCCCTGTGGGCGTACCAGCGTCCGTAAtcgtcagcagcaacagcatCACTGCTCTGGCCCCCGCTGTCAATGACAGCCAGTTAGCTGACTCTTGGGTGGGTCAGAGCCACAGTCCTTCCCCTGGCCCCTCCCACATGACAGCAGTGGTAAAGCAG GTACCCTCTAGTGGACATCAGCAGCCCCTGAAGATCCAGAGCATGTCCCCGTCAACAGCCATGACAGCGCCCCCAGTGGCACTCAGCCCTCAGCCCTCCCAGTCTCCCCTCACTCTGAGCCAGCAGATCCAGTCACCGCTCCATCAGCAGCAGTCACGTCCTCCCTCTCAGCCTCAGCCACAGTCTCAAACTCCCTCCCGCTCCTGCACGCCCTCCTCTCAGATCTTTATTCTCCACAACCAGATTACAGAATCTCCCCAAACTGTTTCGcaagtccagcagcagcagccacagcttCAGCAGACACACATTCAAGTTCAGCTTCAGCCGCGGCCAGCCTCTCAGCCGGCCCCCTATCAACAAGATATGCCTCCTAGGTCACAGTCACCTAAGCCTCCTCCGGCACCAACTGCACAGCACCAGTTCACTGCAGCTCCTGTCAGCACTTCTGCCACTGCGGTCCTGAAAGCCCAGGTTCCCATCCCGGGTctgacagcagagcagcagcaccaccTGCAACTAGTGGGAGCGCAGATTCAGACCCTGTCGGGCATCGCCCAGCCGTCACCTCAGCAGAAACAGTTGCTGGATAAGCTGCATCAG catGTTCGGATGTGTTTCCAGGTCCAGCAGAACATCCTGCTGCAGGCCGCGCAGCCAGCTCAGCCTCAGCCCCAGCCCCAAGTCACCAGTCAGTTCAGTTCCCAGCAAGATGTGCCTGTCGATAAAGTTGTGATTACATCAACAACCAGCACTGGTACACCTGCTCAACTTCCCTCTGTGCTGCAGCCGACACCAGTGCTCGTCAAAACTCCGGCTACAG CAGCAAGTGACTTACAGGTATTCTCAGGAGCCCAAGGGCCAGCTGGAGCAATGGTGAATCAGACTGTCACTCCTGCAAGCCTTACCCAGCCTGCACAG GTTCAGCCAAAGCCAGGAGTGATCAGCTCAGTTGGAGGGATGAGTCTGGGGAAAGGTGGGATGCAGATACAGGTGATAGGAGGTAGTCTGACTCAAATGCCTGCTCTACAGCCCCTAGCTCCAGCACAACCTCAG ACAACAACAATGAATATGCCTTTCAGTGCAGAGCCCAGTAAAGAAGCCAG GATGCTAGAACAGCTGAGGAAACAGCAGGGTTCAGTGCTTCACCCAAACTACAGTGCTCCTTTCCACTCTATTGAGGACACACTGCACAGACTGCTGCCTTACCATCTCTACCAGGGAACTGCCAACTCTTCTGAAGACTATCAAAGAG TGGACGATGAATTTGAGAAAGTCTCCTCTCAGCTGCTGAAAAGGACCCAGGCCATGCTGGATAAATATCGCCTACTGCTCTTTGCAGAGTCAAAA GCGTTTAAACCTGAGCAGAGACTGGGCCCCTCGGCAGAGATGGTGATGATCGACCGGATGTTCATTCAGGAGGAGAAGGTCGCGTTGAGTCAGGACAGGATTCTGGCTAAGGAGAGACCAG AGGAGTTTGTAGCAAATGCTCGCTTGTTGGGGAGTGGAGTTTCATCGCAAGAGAAATCCGCTGCTGCTGAGCGCACGTCAGTTACTGGAGGTGTAacggctgctgctgccccccctcCAGCACCTCCTGCCCTAGTCCCTTTTTCAAACATCGTCCCAAACCCTGCCCCTGCACCCACCCCAGCTCCAACTCCAGCTCctgcacctgctcctcctcctgctcctagCGCCGCTTCTGTCTCCCCTTTTCCTTCTACCAAACTAGTAATAAAGCACGGTGGAGGTGGAGCCTCTGTGTCGTGGTCCAGCAGCTGTCCACCACATCCGGCTGCACCGAGTAAGGCTGAACCCACCAGCCAGAGCTCCTCCTTCGGTCGTGGGTCGGCAGCATCTTACTCGTCGTCGTCCTTCAACTCTCAAGCAGCAGCCGACGATGACGACGCGGTCCCACAGAGAACCAGCAAACCGCCTATCAAGACCTACGAGGCTCGCAGGAGGATCGGCTTGAAACTGAAGATCAAGCAGGATCAAACCGGGTTCAGCAAGGTGGTCCATAACACTGCCTTAGACCCGGTGCACACACCTCAGCAGAGCAGCCAGTCCATATCACAGCCTCAGCCTCAGTCGGCAGCTGCTGTTCCACATCCAAAGTCCCACCCTGTATCTACCCCCCCTGCTACAGTCATCAGAACTCAGTCCCCCGTATGCactgcttcttctgaatcatCAGTCCCCATAGCAACCACTCAATGTAACCCGACACTGAGAGGTAGTTTTCCTCCCAACGCAGCCCCatcttcctctacctcttcctctcatACCTcgtcaacctcctcctcctccactcaaaTGAATGGGACTTTAGATCATCACGACAGTGGTGGGGTCAAACACAATCCGGCCTCCACCGCCAATCCCTCGCCAACCACCTGCCGCCTCCCCCTTCGAAAAACCTATCGGGAAAACATTAGTCCCCGTGTCAGACCTGGTGTCCCCGGGGGAGGAGATGAAAGTTTGTCCTACCCCCGACCCACGCCATCGCCCCCCAGGCACGAGGCCTCATCCCCCCCCTCAGAGCGGACAGTGATAGCCAGTGTGAAGGTGGAGAAAAGAGGCCGGGAGCCCTCGCACACTCACATAGAGTCGAGCCACGACAGGGGCCGTTTAGGGAGTGCAATGCAGGGGCTTGATGAAGTGGATGAGGTGTTTAACCGTGGTATGAAAACCACACAGCACCATCATCTTCCACAGCTCCTAGACAAGGAGGGGGCAAAGGAGAGAGTGGAGGAGCACGCAGACCAAGAGACAGATGTAAGTAAATACAAGAGGGCAGGCGGGAAAAATAGACATAGGGTCGGTGGGACGTTCAGAATGGACCAGCATGCCCCTGGGCCACCTTCCCCAGAGTCCTTCACACGAGACTCTATACTTCCTGCCAAACGCTGCAAATCGGACTCCCCTGACATGGATAACGCCAGCTTCTCCAGTGGCAGCCCCCCGGACGACTCTCTGAACGAGCATCTGCAGTGCGCCATCGACAGCATCCTGAACCTGCAGCAGGAGCCCTCGGCCCGTGGGCGCCACATTAAAAGCAACAGCAGGCACCACCAACACCACAGCCAGCGCCCAGGGAGCTCGGCAGCTTCGTCCCACAGACCCTCAGTCCAGcccccctcctctgcttcctcgtCCCCCTCCTTGGCCCAGCACCCTCAGGTCGGTGGCCGTGGCCACAATGGCAGCCTGGTGCCCCAGACTCAAAGTAGATAA
- the bicra gene encoding BRD4-interacting chromatin-remodeling complex-associated protein isoform X3 — protein MDDEDGRCLLDVICDPEALNDFLHGSETHGHVPEVQPAVQLSASEPAGLPRVSVDLDFLEDEDILGGSPGGEGGSNGIGSNHEPCDILQQSLAEANITEQSLQEAEAELDLGSFGIPGLTQVVQTLPDASLSGAGGTAVGIGVGVGGAATIFPGSAPSATATPPNATADMLGSVLAQQGLQLQSQVMNKAISVQPFMQPMGLGNVTLQPISSLQGLPNGSQSGHLGIGQIQVVGQPTVMTINQSGQQILAKAMGGYQLHQSGPEMSGAGSQAGLGGSGGGLLIQGNKATLGSPALNGPAVCVSSTNSISGSTMTASAGLVGFGSNTLSSGIGPQTHNQGQIMQNVIIQRTPTPIQPKPPHGGAIQPKLFKQQSQPTAQTLQNDAHKALGHSQNVAFLTGKPGSNVVLSTQATTQGTQFQQALFKQQAAQQSGKPLSVHLLNQSGSIVLPHQTVLQGQNHQFLLPQLQAGGQILTQHPGGHIITSQGPGGQLIANQILTNQNINLGQMLASQGHPGAHILSGPIQLQSGQMGTSTLFQMPVSLAQTQNQTQTHTVSGHAQTVIQGMPIQNSLTMLSQVEGLSPAVTLQPALQPQPGGVPNSSGTGAATMGQGQSGECVTVLGSSADQAAHPNQQHLQQSSILTMQPSVSVAITVPSSSPSMSVSTSSPVTAMGLVPHQSQHSPGRLLLTNQGQSMILSQESLQMFLQQEQHHQTENESTPPVGVPASVIVSSNSITALAPAVNDSQLADSWVGQSHSPSPGPSHMTAVVKQVPSSGHQQPLKIQSMSPSTAMTAPPVALSPQPSQSPLTLSQQIQSPLHQQQSRPPSQPQPQSQTPSRSCTPSSQIFILHNQITESPQTVSQVQQQQPQLQQTHIQVQLQPRPASQPAPYQQDMPPRSQSPKPPPAPTAQHQFTAAPVSTSATAVLKAQVPIPGLTAEQQHHLQLVGAQIQTLSGIAQPSPQQKQLLDKLHQHVRMCFQVQQNILLQAAQPAQPQPQPQVTSQFSSQQDVPVDKVVITSTTSTGTPAQLPSVLQPTPVLVKTPATAASDLQVFSGAQGPAGAMVNQTVTPASLTQPAQVQPKPGVISSVGGMSLGKGGMQIQVIGGSLTQMPALQPLAPAQPQTTTMNMPFSAEPSKEARMLEQLRKQQGSVLHPNYSAPFHSIEDTLHRLLPYHLYQGTANSSEDYQRVDDEFEKVSSQLLKRTQAMLDKYRLLLFAESKQRLGPSAEMVMIDRMFIQEEKVALSQDRILAKERPEEFVANARLLGSGVSSQEKSAAAERTSVTGGVTAAAAPPPAPPALVPFSNIVPNPAPAPTPAPTPAPAPAPPPAPSAASVSPFPSTKLVIKHGGGGASVSWSSSCPPHPAAPSKAEPTSQSSSFGRGSAASYSSSSFNSQAAADDDDAVPQRTSKPPIKTYEARRRIGLKLKIKQDQTGFSKVVHNTALDPVHTPQQSSQSISQPQPQSAAAVPHPKSHPVSTPPATVIRTQSPVCTASSESSVPIATTQCNPTLRGSFPPNAAPSSSTSSSHTSSTSSSSTQMNGTLDHHDSGGVKHNPASTANPSPTTCRLPLRKTYRENISPRVRPGVPGGGDESLSYPRPTPSPPRHEASSPPSERTVIASVKVEKRGREPSHTHIESSHDRGRLGSAMQGLDEVDEVFNRGMKTTQHHHLPQLLDKEGAKERVEEHADQETDVSKYKRAGGKNRHRVGGTFRMDQHAPGPPSPESFTRDSILPAKRCKSDSPDMDNASFSSGSPPDDSLNEHLQCAIDSILNLQQEPSARGRHIKSNSRHHQHHSQRPGSSAASSHRPSVQPPSSASSSPSLAQHPQVGGRGHNGSLVPQTQSR, from the exons GGCCATGTTCCAGAGGTCCAGCCTGCTGTCCAGCTGTCGGCCAGTGAGCCGGCAGGCCTCCCCAGAGTCAGTGTTGACCTGGACTTCCTGGAGGATGAAGACATCTTGGGAGGGTCCCCAGGTGGCGAGGGTGGGAGCAACGGCATTGGGTCGAACCACGAGCCATGTGACATCCTGCAGCAGAGCTTGGCTGAAGCCAACATCACAGAGCAAAGCCTACAGGAGGCAGAGGCTGAGCTGGACCTGGGCTCCTTTGGAATTCCAGGCCTTACACAGGTGGTTCAGACGCTGCCTGATGCCAGCCTCTCTGGGGCTGGAGGCACTGCTGTAGGCATAGGTGTTGGCGTTGGGGGAGCAGCGACAATTTTCCCTGGGTCAGCCCCGAGCGCCACCGCTACTCCCCCCAATGCCACGGCCGACATGCTGGGGTCAGTGCTTGCTCAGCAGGGCCTTCAGCTTCAATCCCAGGTCATGAACAAGGCCATTAGTGTTCAGCCCTTTATGCAGCCTATGGGCCTGGGAAATGTGACACTTCAACCCATTTCAAGTCTCCAAGGTCTTCCCAATGGGAGTCAGTCTGGACATTTGGGTATCGGACAGATTCAGGTTGTGGGTCAGCCCACAGTCATGACTATCAATCAGTCTGGGCAACAAATCTTGGCTAAAGCCATGGGAGGTTACCAGTTGCACCAGTCTGGGCCAGAGATGTCAGGTGCTGGTTCTCAGGCGGGGCTTGGAGGCTCCGGAGGTGGACTTCTGATCCAAGGTAATAAAGCCACTTTGGGATCTCCAGCTTTAAATGGACCAGCTGTTTGTGTCAGCAGCACGAACAGCATCAGTGGCAGTACAATGACGGCTTCTGCTGGGCTTGTGGGCTTTGGCAGCAACACTCTAAGTTCAGGAATTGGACCTCAGACGCATAATCAAGGCCAAATCATGCAGAACGTGATCATCCAACGCACACCAACACCCATTCAACCTAAACCCCCCCATGGGGGAGCCATCCAACCGAAACTGTTCAAACAGCAGTCACAGCCAACAGCCCAAACCCTGCAAAACGATGCCCACAAGGCTTTAGGGCATTCTCAGAATGTAGCCTTCCTGACAGGAAAGCCAGGCTCGAACGTTGTCCTAAGTACTCAAGCCACAACACAGGGCACCCAGTTTCAACAAGCCCTTTTCAAGCAACAAGCAGCACAACAATCTGGCAAGCCCCTCAGCGTACACTTGTTAAACCAATCAGGCAGCATCGTTCTTCCCCATCAGACAGTCCTGCAAGGTCAGAACCACCAGTTTCTCCTGCCACAGCTACAGGCAGGTGGGCAGATCCTGACTCAGCACCCTGGGGGGCACATCATAACTAGCCAGGGTCCTGGTGGGCAGCTCATTGCAAACCAGATATTAACAAACCAGAATATCAACCTGGGTCAGATGTTGGCTTCACAGGGCCACCCTGGTGCCCATATCCTCTCTGGACCCATTCAGCTCCAGTCTGGCCAGATGGGCACATCCACCCTCTTTCAGATGCCTGTCTCATTGGCTCAGACTCAAAACcagacacagacccacacagtcTCGGGTCATGCCCAAACAGTCATACAGGGCATGCCCATCCAGAATTCCCTGACCATGCTAAGTCAAGTGGAGGGTCTGAGCCCGGCAGTCACCCTTCAGCCTGCCCTGCAACCTCAGCCGGGCGGAGTCCCCAACAGCAGTGGCACAGGAGCAGCAACCATGGGTCAAGGCCAATCTGGAGAGTGTGTTACTGTTCTGGGCAGCTCCGCGGACCAGGCTGCTCATCCCAATCAGCAGCATTTGCAGCAGTCCTCCATTCTCACCATGCAACCTTCTGTGTCCGTGGCTATCACAGTACCCTCCTCTTCTCCGTCCATGTCTGTGTCCACCTCTTCCCCTGTCACAGCAATGGGGCTGGTCCCCCATCAGTCTCAGCACAGTCCAGGAAGGTTACTGCTCACCAACCAGGGCCAAAGCATGATCTTGAGCCAGGAGTCTCTGCAGATGTTCCTGCAACAG GAGCAGCACCACCAAACAGAGAATGAGTCAACCCCCCCTGTGGGCGTACCAGCGTCCGTAAtcgtcagcagcaacagcatCACTGCTCTGGCCCCCGCTGTCAATGACAGCCAGTTAGCTGACTCTTGGGTGGGTCAGAGCCACAGTCCTTCCCCTGGCCCCTCCCACATGACAGCAGTGGTAAAGCAG GTACCCTCTAGTGGACATCAGCAGCCCCTGAAGATCCAGAGCATGTCCCCGTCAACAGCCATGACAGCGCCCCCAGTGGCACTCAGCCCTCAGCCCTCCCAGTCTCCCCTCACTCTGAGCCAGCAGATCCAGTCACCGCTCCATCAGCAGCAGTCACGTCCTCCCTCTCAGCCTCAGCCACAGTCTCAAACTCCCTCCCGCTCCTGCACGCCCTCCTCTCAGATCTTTATTCTCCACAACCAGATTACAGAATCTCCCCAAACTGTTTCGcaagtccagcagcagcagccacagcttCAGCAGACACACATTCAAGTTCAGCTTCAGCCGCGGCCAGCCTCTCAGCCGGCCCCCTATCAACAAGATATGCCTCCTAGGTCACAGTCACCTAAGCCTCCTCCGGCACCAACTGCACAGCACCAGTTCACTGCAGCTCCTGTCAGCACTTCTGCCACTGCGGTCCTGAAAGCCCAGGTTCCCATCCCGGGTctgacagcagagcagcagcaccaccTGCAACTAGTGGGAGCGCAGATTCAGACCCTGTCGGGCATCGCCCAGCCGTCACCTCAGCAGAAACAGTTGCTGGATAAGCTGCATCAG catGTTCGGATGTGTTTCCAGGTCCAGCAGAACATCCTGCTGCAGGCCGCGCAGCCAGCTCAGCCTCAGCCCCAGCCCCAAGTCACCAGTCAGTTCAGTTCCCAGCAAGATGTGCCTGTCGATAAAGTTGTGATTACATCAACAACCAGCACTGGTACACCTGCTCAACTTCCCTCTGTGCTGCAGCCGACACCAGTGCTCGTCAAAACTCCGGCTACAG CAGCAAGTGACTTACAGGTATTCTCAGGAGCCCAAGGGCCAGCTGGAGCAATGGTGAATCAGACTGTCACTCCTGCAAGCCTTACCCAGCCTGCACAG GTTCAGCCAAAGCCAGGAGTGATCAGCTCAGTTGGAGGGATGAGTCTGGGGAAAGGTGGGATGCAGATACAGGTGATAGGAGGTAGTCTGACTCAAATGCCTGCTCTACAGCCCCTAGCTCCAGCACAACCTCAG ACAACAACAATGAATATGCCTTTCAGTGCAGAGCCCAGTAAAGAAGCCAG GATGCTAGAACAGCTGAGGAAACAGCAGGGTTCAGTGCTTCACCCAAACTACAGTGCTCCTTTCCACTCTATTGAGGACACACTGCACAGACTGCTGCCTTACCATCTCTACCAGGGAACTGCCAACTCTTCTGAAGACTATCAAAGAG TGGACGATGAATTTGAGAAAGTCTCCTCTCAGCTGCTGAAAAGGACCCAGGCCATGCTGGATAAATATCGCCTACTGCTCTTTGCAGAGTCAAAA CAGAGACTGGGCCCCTCGGCAGAGATGGTGATGATCGACCGGATGTTCATTCAGGAGGAGAAGGTCGCGTTGAGTCAGGACAGGATTCTGGCTAAGGAGAGACCAG AGGAGTTTGTAGCAAATGCTCGCTTGTTGGGGAGTGGAGTTTCATCGCAAGAGAAATCCGCTGCTGCTGAGCGCACGTCAGTTACTGGAGGTGTAacggctgctgctgccccccctcCAGCACCTCCTGCCCTAGTCCCTTTTTCAAACATCGTCCCAAACCCTGCCCCTGCACCCACCCCAGCTCCAACTCCAGCTCctgcacctgctcctcctcctgctcctagCGCCGCTTCTGTCTCCCCTTTTCCTTCTACCAAACTAGTAATAAAGCACGGTGGAGGTGGAGCCTCTGTGTCGTGGTCCAGCAGCTGTCCACCACATCCGGCTGCACCGAGTAAGGCTGAACCCACCAGCCAGAGCTCCTCCTTCGGTCGTGGGTCGGCAGCATCTTACTCGTCGTCGTCCTTCAACTCTCAAGCAGCAGCCGACGATGACGACGCGGTCCCACAGAGAACCAGCAAACCGCCTATCAAGACCTACGAGGCTCGCAGGAGGATCGGCTTGAAACTGAAGATCAAGCAGGATCAAACCGGGTTCAGCAAGGTGGTCCATAACACTGCCTTAGACCCGGTGCACACACCTCAGCAGAGCAGCCAGTCCATATCACAGCCTCAGCCTCAGTCGGCAGCTGCTGTTCCACATCCAAAGTCCCACCCTGTATCTACCCCCCCTGCTACAGTCATCAGAACTCAGTCCCCCGTATGCactgcttcttctgaatcatCAGTCCCCATAGCAACCACTCAATGTAACCCGACACTGAGAGGTAGTTTTCCTCCCAACGCAGCCCCatcttcctctacctcttcctctcatACCTcgtcaacctcctcctcctccactcaaaTGAATGGGACTTTAGATCATCACGACAGTGGTGGGGTCAAACACAATCCGGCCTCCACCGCCAATCCCTCGCCAACCACCTGCCGCCTCCCCCTTCGAAAAACCTATCGGGAAAACATTAGTCCCCGTGTCAGACCTGGTGTCCCCGGGGGAGGAGATGAAAGTTTGTCCTACCCCCGACCCACGCCATCGCCCCCCAGGCACGAGGCCTCATCCCCCCCCTCAGAGCGGACAGTGATAGCCAGTGTGAAGGTGGAGAAAAGAGGCCGGGAGCCCTCGCACACTCACATAGAGTCGAGCCACGACAGGGGCCGTTTAGGGAGTGCAATGCAGGGGCTTGATGAAGTGGATGAGGTGTTTAACCGTGGTATGAAAACCACACAGCACCATCATCTTCCACAGCTCCTAGACAAGGAGGGGGCAAAGGAGAGAGTGGAGGAGCACGCAGACCAAGAGACAGATGTAAGTAAATACAAGAGGGCAGGCGGGAAAAATAGACATAGGGTCGGTGGGACGTTCAGAATGGACCAGCATGCCCCTGGGCCACCTTCCCCAGAGTCCTTCACACGAGACTCTATACTTCCTGCCAAACGCTGCAAATCGGACTCCCCTGACATGGATAACGCCAGCTTCTCCAGTGGCAGCCCCCCGGACGACTCTCTGAACGAGCATCTGCAGTGCGCCATCGACAGCATCCTGAACCTGCAGCAGGAGCCCTCGGCCCGTGGGCGCCACATTAAAAGCAACAGCAGGCACCACCAACACCACAGCCAGCGCCCAGGGAGCTCGGCAGCTTCGTCCCACAGACCCTCAGTCCAGcccccctcctctgcttcctcgtCCCCCTCCTTGGCCCAGCACCCTCAGGTCGGTGGCCGTGGCCACAATGGCAGCCTGGTGCCCCAGACTCAAAGTAGATAA